The Tenebrio molitor chromosome 3, icTenMoli1.1, whole genome shotgun sequence genome contains a region encoding:
- the sni gene encoding C-signal produces MKSILVTGCNRGIGLGLIRRLVKHPDPPVHVIATCRSVEKAKELQQIATQHNNVHLLELDVRDYDRYEEFSKKVKEIVKEDGLNILFNNAGVSSKFTRIQLVKSEQMLEAFKVNTIGPIMLTKALLPLLKQAANNNSEGPLGAQKAVVINTTSVLGSIALNNDGGFFPYRCSKAALNMATKSLSVDLLKDQILVTCIHPGWVKTDMGGSNAPLDVDTSVTGIIELIRNLNETHNGGFYQFDGQRLDW; encoded by the exons ATGAAGTCGATCCTTGTGACCGGCTGCAACCGCGGAATAGGGTTAGGTCTGATAAGACGCTTGGTGAAACACCCGGATCCCCCGGTACACGTAATAGCGACCTGTCGGAGCGTGGAAAAGGCGAAG GAATTACAACAAATCGCGACTCAACATAACAACGTGCATCTTCTCGAACTGG ACGTCCGAGATTATGATCGGTATgaggaattttcaaaaaaggtgAAAGAAATAGTGAAAGAAGACGGTTTAAACATCTTATTCAACAATGCGGGAGTGTCTTCGAAATTCACGCGAATCCAGTTGGTCAAATCTGAACAGATGTTGGAAGCCTTCAAGGTTAACACCATTGGACCAATAATGCTCACAAAA GCATTGCTGCCTCTACTGAAACAAGCGGCTAACAACAACAGTGAAGGACCACTCGGCGCCCAAAAAGCCGTCGTAATAAATACGACATCGGTCCTTGGATCTATCGCCCTAAATAATGACGGTGGTTTCTTCCCTTACAGATGTTCCAAG GCCGCTCTTAATATGGCAACAAAGTCACTGAGCGTGGATTTGCTCAAAGACCAAATTCTGGTGACTTGCATCCATCCAGGTTGGGTCAAAACGGACATGGGAGGGTCCAACGCCCCGCTGGATGTCGACACGAGTGTTACTGGTATTATTGAGTTGATTCGAAATTTGAACGAGACACATAATGGTGGGTTCTACCAGTTTGATGGACAGCGACTCGACTGGTAG